AGCGGTCCGAATCGTTCCCTGCCCTCGGCGGAGAGGCTGGGGCTCCGGTAGGGGTGGTCGCCATTCTCCTCGGCCGTCAGCTCCGCGAGCATCCACCGGCGGGTCTCCCCATCAAGCTCTTCGTACCGCATAGCATTTCCAAATCGTCGAGGACGGTATAGAACATTGCTCCCGCTGGTCGTTTACAGGTCGTTCTTGGTCCTGGACCCTTCGTCCGCATGCTTTAAATGCCCGAGCGCATCTGTGAGAGGCCGATGTCCGACCCAGATGTCACCGCCTATGTCGAGGAAATACGCTCGCTGGTGACAAAATACTTCCCCGTTTACGAAGTGACGGTCAACTACGACGCCATCAAGCTGATGGTCCGCGCCGATGAAGCCACCTTGGGCCCCAAGTTCGAGGACCTCCGCAAGGAAATGAAGACTCATCAGCTCATCCCGTTCATCAACTACTCGAAGGGGGAGCACGCCATAACTGTGGTCCGCTCGCCCCCGGCCCGCAAGGGCAACATGCGGATCAATCAGGTGCTATTGGCGATCACCTTCATCACCACCACCCTGTCCGGCACCCTGCTGTGGGCCGATTATGTGGGATCATCCGACTGGCTCGCCGCCGATAACATCCTGTATGGGGCGCTGTTCTTCGCCCTCCCCCTGATGACCATTCTCGGCATCCACGAGCTATCGCACTATATAGCTTCCAAGCGCCACGGGGTGGACGCCTCGCTACCATACTTCATCCCATCCATACCGCCCTTCGGCACCTTTGGGGCGTTCATCTCCATGCGCGACCCCATGCCCAACCGGAAGGCGATGGTGGACATCGGCATCGCCGGGCCCCTGGGAGGTCTGGCGGTCACCATCCCGGTGGCGATCATCGGGCTGTACCTCACCGCCAACGGGCACGCCGTCTCTGGCGCGGTCAGCGACGCGGGGATGATGGCCATCTTCATCCAGCCGCTGTATCAGCTCCTCGCGGTGTTCGTACCGCTCAATGATGGCATGGCCCTGCACCCCACCGCCTTCGCCGCCTGGGTCGGGTTCCTGGTCACCGCCATCAACCTGCTTCCCATCGGGCAGCTGGACGGCGGGCACGTAGCCCGGGGACTGCTGGGCGATAGGGCGAAGTACGTGGGCTACGCGACCTTCTTCTTCCTCGCCCTGATGACCCTGTTCTACGACGGCTGGTTCCTCTTTGCCATCCTCGTATTCCTGCTGGGCCTCAAGCATCCCGCGCCCCTCAACGACGTCACCAAGATCGACAAGCGGTCGATCGTCCTCGGTCTGGCCGGCCTGGTAGTGTTGGCCGTCACCTTCGTCCCCCAGCCCATGGTCACCATCTCTCCGGACCATTCATTCGAGCTGAACGTGGTCGGAGGGAACAACACCACCGCGGCTGCTGGTTCGATGGTCGAGTTCACCGTGCTGATCAACAACACTGGTAACACCGACAGCCAGGTGCGGATGAGCCTCGAGAACATTCCTGGTAACTGGACCGCATCGATCTTTCTGAGCAACGGATCCTCGTCCGATGCCACCAACATCTTGGACTTGGATCTTGGCTATCAGACCAACGCGTCGGTGACCGTCCTCATTCACCTTCCAGCCGACGCCACGGCGTCGAGGACCCTCGAGCTGGCAGCGACCGCCTCCGGCGTCAGCGTTTCCCAGGATCTCACGGTCAGCGTCGCCTGAGGACGCAGTAGTTGCGTGATAGGGAGCGGTGCACCTTCTGCAGGTGGTGATGCACCAGCTCCAGGCCGTCGGCGTGAGGACAGGGGCGGGGAAGGACGACGCAGGCCCTGGTGCCCTGCTCCAGCACATCGCTCACCGAAGCCATGGCTCGATCATACAGCTCGCCCAGGGGTTCCTTCATCGTGCTGGTGGCCCGGCCGTAGGGGGGATCGGTAGCGACCACATCCACCTTGCCGAACACATCGCCGATGTCCCCGATGTCGGCGACCTCGATCCTCTCCCACGGCAGGTCGAAATGCTCCATATTGCGTATGCAGCCCTCTACCATCGCCGGGGAGATGTCCGAGCCGCATGCTTTTACTCCGATCGTCGCTGCCTCGATGAGTACGCCTCCGGTACCGCAGAATGGGTCCAGCAACCGTCCTCCCCGGGGAACGAGGGTCATGTTGACCACCGCCCGGGCGAATTTCGGGTGCAAGGAGATGGGGGAGAAGAACGGCCTCTCTGCGACCTTCCGGGCCTCGAACTGCGAGCGGTCCACCTCCGCCTCCCGCAGGTAGAAGTGCACCCGGTCGGACACGAACAGGCCGACCTCAACCTCGGGAGACACGAGATCAACCCGTCGCCCACCGGCAACCGCTCCGCCGACCTTCGCCGCCAGCCGGTTGAGGTCCACCTCCTGGCAGTGGCCCTGAAATCGCTTGGCCCGCACTGCGATGCTTCCCAATGGCAGGTCCAGGCCTTCGGCGAATCTCACTGTTTCCTCCATCGGCGAGGCGCCCAAGTATCGTCCCAGACGGTGGGTGAGGGCTAGCCTTGAGGCTATGTCTCTCATCTTACTGCTATCGAAGCCGAAGATCGCGTAGCCCGGTCCGTTCTCCGAGAGCTGGAAGTGATCGCACTCGGCGGCACAGCAACCGTACGCTTCCGCCAGCGGGAGGGACGGATGCTCACCGGACAGCTCGAAAAAATATGGCACCAGGCTCATGCCCTCCCTCCTGGGGTGGGCATGGCCTCAGTGCTCTCAATCCCTGATCCCTTCCTCGCCAACGCTGATGACCGCCTCGGCCTCGGGAAGGTTAGGGGAGTCAATTAACCTTGCTATACGCTTGCCCCCCTTGCTCTTCCTCAGGTACAGGCGGTAGGTGGCAGCATGGCCGACGATGTGCCCGCCGATCGGTCGGGTCGGGTCGCCGAAGAACGCATCGGGCTTGGCCGATACCTGATTGGTCACGGCGATGACCGCGTTGTTGAGATCGGCGAAGCGGAGCAGATCATGCATGTGCTTGTTGAGGTTCTGTTGCCTCTCCGCCAGCGCACCCCGGCCGACATACTCGGCCCGGAAGTGGGCGGTCAGCGAGTCGACGATCATAAGGCGGACATGGAGGTCATGGGCCAGCTCCTGTGCCTTCTCCACCAGCAGCATCTGATGGTGGGAGTTGAAGGCCCTGGCCACGTGGATCTTCTTCAGCACCTCCTCGGGGTCGAGGTCCAGTGCGGTCGACATCTGGACAATCCTCTCCGGCCTGAAAGTGTTCTCGGTGTCTATGATGAACACGTTCCCATCGAGGCCGCCTTCGTCTACCGGACGACCGGCATTGACGGCCAGCTGGAAGCACAGCTGGGTCTTACCGCTCCCGAACTCGCCGAAGAACTCGGTGATGGCCTGGGTCTCCAGACCACCGCCCATGAGCTCGTCGAACGCTTTTGAGCAGGAGGTGAGCTTGTGAATGTTCCTCCTTCTTTCAAGTATCAAGTCTCCGGTCTCGAACCCTCCGACGTCCGCGGCCTGCTTGGCCGCGTTGATTATCTTCACCGCGGTGGACTCCCCGATCTCCGCCACTTCGGCGAGAACCTTGGGGGATTCTACCGCGATCGCCATAAGGTCGACATAGCCGGCATCACGCAGCTTCTCTGCAGTTGCGGGTCCTACTCCAGGCAACTCTTCTAGGCTGTTTGCGGGCATTAATGCACCTTCATTCTCTCGAACTCCATTTGAATATAAAAGCGCCCCCCCAGGTATTCGAAAATACCCCTTACTATTAGTTAGCCAGCAGTGTGATTGCCACCGAAAGACGGTCTCTCCCGGCAGATATGGGGCCGACGTCTCCTGCGCCCGCGGGAGATAGGGACGGGACCTAATGGCCTGTCCGATGGGCCAAGGTCGTTCTGAAAAGGTTTATTATCGGATTGCGCTTAGGGAGCCCCCATGGCCCGCAAGAAGAGAAAGGACGAAGAGACGGAGGAGAAGTATGAATGGGTCCCTCCGGAGTTCGATGAGAAGGCCTTTCTCAAGAAAGACATGGTCGGCACCAAAGCCCTGCTATACACCACCTTGGTCGCCTTCCTGTTCGGAGGCTTGTCTGCCGCAGTGGGCAACTATGTGAGCAGCATAGTCGGCTTCATCGTATACCTCGCCGGAGTTATCTTCCTGAACTACTCGTTCAAGTATGCCCGGATCAAGACCGAGGACGTCGACAAGAAGACTACGATCGGCAACATCGCCCTGTACATGCTCCTGGCCCTAGGGGTCTGGATCTTCCTCATTAATCCGCCGTTCTTCTGAACGGCAGTCTTTAAACCTCCCAGTTCATTCTTTTATCGAGCATCGCCGAGAGCGCTGGCCTGTTCTTTTCGACCATGGCGGATAGGCCCATGGCCACTCCCCGCACCTCCGCTTCCCGCAGATCGCTGCCCAGTGCAGCGGTGGACAGCTTTGACCTCACTAGATCATCCGCCTGGGTGTGGGTCCGGGGAGCGACGACCGCCCAATGACCATTCTCTAGGAACGGCCTGCTGAGCCCTTCTTTCTCCCATCTCTCCAGGAAGGCATATGAGTTGTCGACCCAAGCCGGGGGGCCGCTGTGGTATCGGCCCAGTGGAAGAGACAGACCTTCCAGCTCGACCACAAACTGGATTTCTCCGGTGACGTGGAACACGCGGTCGATGACCTTGAAGTCGTTGCTCTCCAGGAGGGCGCATATGCCATCCAGGCTGCGTCTGACTTGAGGGTATAGGTTATCGTCTATGAGGCGGGGCCGGTGCATAGTCACCACCAGCACCCCGGTGCCTCGGCGCGCGACTAGATCCTTCATCTCGGCCAGATCGAGCATCTCCCTAGGGCGGGGAAAGAAGAACCTCTCTGACGGTGCCTGGAGGTACTGGCGGGCGGCATAGATGAATGTGGCCAAGCCCTGAGAGGACAGCGCCGAGGCGACGTTACGGTTGCTATCCACCGGGTCATGGAAGACCAGGGGATCACCGAACTTCCTCCCCCTCCCACCACCCAGGTCCAGCACTGTCCCCCTCTTCCACGAGGATGCTGCCTCCAAAACTTTCTGGAACGTCCCGTACTTTAAGATAAGCAACTCCAGCAGGTAACCGGAAAAGCCCTGGGTCTTTGCCTCCGCTCCGTATATCCCGGTCCCCTTGGCGAACTGCTTGAGGAGACGGACCTCGTCCTTCTGGGCGGCCTGTAGGTGAGACCTCACGTACTGAGTATGGAACGGGGTCCGGTCGACCGCCGATCGGAGGCGGGAAGTATCCTCTATGTGGTAGCAGGGGACCAGGTCCACCTCCAGCCCCTCCCACCTCCCGTGAATGTAGGGGTGCTCAGCGTATCTCTCTTCTCCCTCACCAAGGACCTTCCTGCCAAGCGCCAGCCCGGTCGCTTCAAGCCGGTCCCGGGCTACACTCTCGGGGAACAGGATGAAAACGTCGAGGTCGGGATCGTGGAGGAAGGTGTCCTTGGCCACCGAGCCGACGAGAAGCACCTCCAGCCCCATTCCCTCCATTTGTGTCTCTGCGGTGACCCTCTCAAGAAGTGCCTTGACCTTGCTCCCGATGGCTTCCCGTTCGACATCCGAGGGGGAGATTTTTTTCAATATGTCCTGTTCCAGGGTCACGCCCCATCATCAGGCTCCTGGGCGAAAAGGTTTTTGCCCCGACTGGGCGTTCGAGAGCAACAGAGAATGGTGAGTCCAAGGTCGGTGTGGTGGGGATTCAGAAAACCTTTCATAGGAGGAAAGTTGAGCCACCGACCTCGGACTTCGGACCCGATTTAGAAACACACGTTATTTCAAAATTTTTCTTAGTTCTAACGGAAAAACCTCACTGGTTTGAATATGCAGCGGGTTTGGTATATATCCTATATTAGGGATCGATGATCGTTCCGCGCTGAATCATCGGGGTTGGATGATCGAATGCTCCAAGCTCAAGCGCCTACGCCCTGAGGGCGGTTGGACCGCTCCGGCATCCATGAAGATGGAAGAGGTCCGATGCCAAGGATGCTTGTCTCCACTTGCCTTCGGCCCATCAAGTACCTGGCTCTTCGCCAACAATCGCTCGTTACATTCAAATACGGTCGAGATAAATCGAGTACCGAAAGCGTCAAATGACGCTGTGCCCTATGGAGGATAGGGTTGAAGTGCGAGCATGTTAGATTTAAAGAGTGTCAACTTTGACCGGGTTTTGAGGCGATACGACATACAGATGGAGTCGAAGGAGAGCCCTGAGGACCTGGCCGCAAGGATGGTCCCCAAGGACCCGACCCTCAGGAAGGTCGCCGAGGACGTGGTGTTCATGCGCTATAAGACGGTGAACGACGACGTCATCGCCGCTCTCAAGGAGTACAGCCCTGAGGACGTCATAGAGCACGGTCTGATCAAGGGTATGGATGTGGTTGGGGAGCTGTACGGGCGCGGCATCTACTACCTGCCGCACGTGATGGTGGCCGCGGACGCTATGGACAAGGGCGTAAAGCTTTGCGAGTCCAAGATGAAGGGCACCCGCGAGACCAGGGCCAAGGTCGTGATGCATGTCGCCGAGGGCGACCCCCACGACATAGGCAAGAACATCGCCGCCGTGCTGTTGAAGTCCAATGGGTACACCGTAGTGGACATGGGGCGGGACGTCGCCATCGCCGATGTGGTCACCACGGTCGAGCATGAAAAGCCTCAGATAGTCACTGGCACCGCCCTGATGACCACCACCATGTCCGCCTTCCCCAAGATCGCCGATAAGCTGCAGGAGAAGGGCATCAGCATCCCGTTCATCTGCGCTGGCGGCGCGGTCAACCGCGCATATGTGGAATCGTACCCCCTCGGGGTGTTCGCGGCCAAGGCCATCCAGGGGCCGGTCCTGGCCAATAAGATCATCGATGGGTACGACTGGAGGAAGCTGCGGGAAAATTGGGATAAGCTCACCGCGGTGAAGGAGTGAAGGAGGCATCACTGTGGTTATCAGAAGGTACACCAAGATGGAGTACGGCTCCCCCGACGAGATGGTCTTTGGCGAGTCCAAGTACCCGGTGGCGTATGGCCTGGGGCAGACGGTGGGGGCGGGGGTTGTTGTACCGGAGATCAACTTCGCCCCTCGGCCAGGTGCGGAGAAGAACCCTGAGTCTTTGAGAAGAGAGTACGTCGACTACATCACCAAGGATATCCTCGACCGATCCATCACCCTGGGTTTTCCCGCTGTGCAGCTGGAGAATGAGCACATCTTCCAGATGGTCAACGAGCCCCAAAAGTATGCTAAGCCCGTGGTCGCTGGCCAGAAAGAGCTGATGCAGAAGTACTACGACGAATACAGCATCGCCCTCTCCATTCGTCATACGCTCGCCGATCCTCGACTGGCCGAAGAGGGCCTTCGGCCGGGGATGGACAAGAAGCACAACTACCCTGAAAAGTGCATCCAGTCGATCGAGGTCGCCGCTGAGAACGGCGCTGACCTGCTGTCCATCGAATCGACCGGGGGTAAGGAGATGGCCGACTATGCTGTGCTGAGGCAGGATATCCGCGGCTGGCTGTTCGGTATCGGCTACCTTGGTTCCATCGACATGGAGTGGCTGTGGCCCCAGATCGTGGACATCGCCAAGAAGAACAAGGTGCGGGCGGGAGGGGACACCAACTGCGCCGGTGCCAACACCTCGATGTTCATGGCCGGCGGCTATTTGGATCGAGATATTCCCAGGACCTTCGCCGCGATCACTCGTGCCATCGCTTCCGCCAGGACTCTGGTGGCCTGGGAGTGCGGTGCCACCGGGCCAGACAAGGACTGCGGCTACGAGGGACCGATCGTCAAGGCCATCGCCGGAAAGCCCACCTCCCAGGAGGGCAAGGACTCCCAGTGTGCTCACGCTGACCTAATGGGCAACCTCATCGCTCAGACCTGCGACCTGTGGTCCAACGAGTCCGTCGAGTACCACCCTGAGTTCGGCGGTTCGTCCGTCCAGTGCTGGTTGGGATCCATAGGGTACGAGGCTGCCCTGATGAACATGGCCAAGCAGCTAAAGCAAGACAAAATCCTTCGCGACCTGTATATGGCCACCGACCGCTACCGCAGCCCGGAGGCATTCATCCTGGCCTACGACAACGCCTACAAGATCGGAATGGCCATCGCCGAGCACGGGAACGATATCTATATGCGGGCCAAGGCCGCCGGTATCACCGCGGCGCGGCTGATCGAGGACGAGAACAAGAGCGGGAAGCTGAGGCTATCCAAGCACGAGCAGGACATGCTCAGGAAGATCATCACTGACCTGTCCGCTCTCCCCGACGAGGAGTCCAAGTTCCTCGAACAGTGCCTCAGGGCATACAAGGACGTCCCCATGTTCAATCCCAAGAACTATGACCTTTGATGAGGCCAGTAACTGAAAACCTCTTATCATTTACATTTTTATAAAACCTGGGCGCGATCGAGCGTCGCCGGTGAAAAAGGAGAAATGAAAGGGTTTCCGTGGCCCATTCAAGCCTTGATTAGACTCTTGGTCAGCTCCTTGAACTTGAAGCACTTGTCCGGGCAGATGCGCTCGCACCTCAGGCAGGCAGTCCCGTTGCATAGGTCCGAGGCCACTTCCACCTGGTATCCCGAAGCTCCGCCCTGTTGGACTTTGATGGCGTTCTCCGGGCACTCGTTTACGCAGGCCTGGCAGCCCGTACAGCCCTCGAAGCTCCCCTTGACATAGATGCCGATGTCCCGGAGCACCTTGAGGCCCTTGAACCCAAGATCTGGGATATCTCTCAGCACGGTCCGAGTGACCTTGGGTACGCCCTTGATCTCCGGCAGGGGTTGGATGTCCGCCATCTCCAGCATCATGTTGTAGACCTCCATGGGCATTCCCTCGGTCCAGTATGCGAGCTCCTGCACGAACACCTTCTCGAACACCTTATCGGTGGCGAACATGATGTGGTTGGCCCGGATGGAGTTGGCCAGGCTCTGCAGTTTGTCCATCACCTCGGGTTCCCTGACGATGTCCAGGGCCAGAGCGAGGGAGGTGTTACCGAACTGGTAGATTTGTCCGCAGGAGGGTGGCAAGAGTCCGACCCGCTGGGCCTTGACGGCATCGACATAGGTGCCCGACGCCCCGCTCATGTACATTACGTCAAGCTCCTCGAACTTCAGCCCAGCGTGCTCCAGCAGGGTGAAGTGCCCGGCGCGCATGGCCCCGAAGGTCTTGGAGGCTTCGACCACGTCGTTCTCCTCTAGAATGACTCCGTCTTGCAGGTGCAGTGTGCCGTCCATCGTGGTGATGTGGGGCATCTTGATGAGCCCGTTGTCCAGGCCCTCGGCGATGGCCGAGATGACGCCCGTCCCGGTGATGCCCACGGCCCTGCCGTGCATCTTGCCCTCGTTGATGGTCGCGCCGTTGAGAGGATTGATGATGTCGCCTTCCTGAGGAAGGATGCCATCGTCAAGGATCGTGCACTTCCAGTCGGGGTCGGCGTTGATGTCGCTGATCGCGCCCGGGGAGGCCAGCATGCCCGCCTTGATCGACTGTCCCTCGATGGCCGGACCGGCCGCGGCCGAGCCGGTGTAAATGTCATCGCCGACCTTCAACGCCATCTCGGCGTTGGTGCCGTAATCGGTGACCAGGACGTTCTCCTTCCGCTCCAGCAGCCCGGTCTTGTACATCATGGCCAGCGCATCGGCGCCGATCTCGTGGCGGATGGCCGGAGGAACGTACAGCTCTACTCCGTCGGGCAGATCGAGGCCGAGGTCCACCGCGTTAAGGACGGCAGCGTCCCGCCTCTGCTGCTCGACCCCACGGCTCTTCAACGCGTTGGGCATGGCGAAAGCGAGGTCCCGGACCTCCATGTTCTGGTACATGGATAGCTGGATGGGATTCCCGCAGATGGCCACCCGCTCGACCTTGTTGAGGTCGATCTCAAGCATCTTCATGAGCTTGTTAGACGTGTCTATGAGAAGCTGGTGTGCGATATCCTGGTTGACCTCGATGCAGAAGGTCAAATGGTCCATGACGTTGGCCCCGGGGACCGGGTGCCTTACCGTGATGGCCGTGGATATGATTTTCTTGGACGCCAGGTCCACCGCGTGCATCCTGGTGCCGCTCGTGCCCACATCTATTGCTATTCCGTACATTTCTTCACCTCAGTGATGATGTTCGTGCTCGTGATCATGCTCATGCTCTTCTATCTCTAGCTCCAGGCGATCCTCGAGGATCTCAAGGCAATCCTCCATGATCTCCTCGACCTCGTGGTCATCAAGTCCGACCAGCGCGGCCATGAACTTTATCTCGCCCTTATCCACCGTCGGGCCCGAGAGGCGATCGACGGTCTCTGGACCGATGTCCATGTCGATGAGATTGACCTTTAACGTTCCCTGCCCGGTGGACACGAACGTCTTGATGTGTCCCATCATCAGCCCCTTCTCCTCCGTCACCCTGGTGCCGACATCCTTTAGAAGGCGCTCCATCAACGCCACGAACTCCTTCGAGGAGATGGCGGGATGGGCATGGAACCCGGCCTTAAGACCGAACGAGCCGGCGTCCGCGAGCTCCTTGGAGTTCTCCTCGCTCATACCTTCCCCTCCAGCAGCTTGACCAGCGGTTCGACCCCGTCCCCGAGCTTGGCCGAGATGTAGACGATCTCGGACTGCGGGCTCATCTCGCTGATGATCTTGGTCACCTTGTTCTTGACATCTTCGCCCACCAGGTCCATCTTGTTGATCGCCACGATGTCCGCCCCGGCTATCTGCCGGCTGACGAACAGGTTGGCCTCGCTGAACAGCTTGAGCGCCCGGAATGCGTCGATGAGGCAGATGGTATACATTTGGTCCTCACCGATCATCGACATCCGAACCATTTTAGCCACAATGGAGGGCAGCGCGATACCCGTCGGTTCAATAATGATAATGTCCGGCTTGTACTCCCTGGTTATGGCCCTCAGAGTGTTCTGAAGGCTGCCTGAGAGGGAGCAACAGATGCACCCCTCGGTGATCTCCACGCTCTTCAGCCCATATGAGTCGATGACCGCCCCGTCCACACCTACCTCGCCGACCTCGTTGACAATGATGGCAACCCTCTTTCCAGCCTTGCTAAGATCAGAGCCCAGGCGAACCAGCAAAGTTGTCTTTCCACTGCCCAAAAAACCCGCAAGCTGGCAAACTATCATCGACTATTTCACGCACTAACCACATTTAATATTTCGCCCTGAACGTACAAACGTGGTAGCGCCGACTCCCCATAGCGCTGGGGTCGCTCACCGGTCGAGATCCACCGGGCCGCTGTCCTCGATAATCTCCCGCCCCATGGAACGGGCCGTCCTGATGGTCTTGCCGACCTGCACGGTCATGAGATCCTCGGCGGCGAGGGTGCGGGAGCCGGAGGCCGCCTCGATGTGCTCCGCCTGACGCTTCACCCCCTCATGCACCAACTTCATCCCCAGATGGGTCAAGAGAACGACCTCTGGCCTGATGGCTGAAGCGATCTCGGCGGCGTCCTCGGTGCACAGATGCTTGGGCACCCGAGAGCCCAGGGGTCGGGTGAGGTTAAGGATAAGCACCCGGCATCCCCGATGAGCAGGGACGATGGAATCGGCCAGCTCGGTGTCCCCGACATACGATATGATGCCATTGGTCGTGTGGAACTTGAAACCGACCCCAGTGGGGTCGCTGTGCGATGTCGGAGTGACGTCTACCCTCATCCCCTTGATATCGAAGGTCACGCCCGGCACGGCCCGGACGACGCTGGAGGTGATCGATTGGTGGTATCCCGAGACTGCTGGGCTGAAACCGTTGGTTCCGTCGAGGGCGCTGACGCTTCCCACCAGCGTCCCGGTCCGCTTGAAGCCCCCTTTGGTCATACCTTCGATGATCATCTCCCCATCGGCGTAGTGGTCGGGGTGGCAGTGGGAGATGAGCACAGCGTCGGTCTTGGCGGGATCGAGGGCCAGCCGCCTCATGTTCATCAACGCCGTCGGGCCAGGATCCAGATGTACCCTCGGTCCGTCATTGAGATATATGCCACCGGTGGCCCTTATCTGGTAGATGGTGGCGAAACGCCCTCCTCCGGTTCCCAGGAACGTGATGCTCGTCAATCTCCCATCCTCAAGACACCCACCTTAACGCCTTCCCCTCATAACAATGCTTGCCTGGGACAAGGTTAATCTATCGTGTTCATCATGAACGCCCGATCATCATGCTGACGCTGATCAGGGATGCCCAAATCGTCACCCAGAATGCAGAACGACAACTCGTCCGGGGAGACATTTTGATCAGGGATGGCAGGATCGAGCAGGTCGGAGGAACGGTGAGCGGCTCGGCCGACATGGAGATCCAGGCGTCAGGGGACATCGTGCTCCCGGGGCTAATCAACACCCATACTCACGTGTCCATGGCCATCCTAAAGGGGATCGCCGACGACCTACCGTTCCCACAGTTCCTGGATCGCTCGTTCAAGGTAGACGCCCAGCGCACCGAACGCGACATTGAGGCGGGGGCGGCCCAGGGGTGCCTGGAGATGATACGCTCGGGGACCACCACTTTCCTTGACCTGTACTACTCCCAGGACATCATCGCCCGGGCGGTGGAGCGCGCGGGGATACGGGGCATCCTGGGGTGGGCGGTGCTGGACCAGGAGTACACGACCCAGAAGGGGGTCCCCCTGGATAACTGTGCCCGGTTCCACCGGGAGTTCCGGGGCCGTCCTCGTATCTATCCTGCGGTGGGGCTGCAGGGGGTGTACGTGTGCTCAACCCAGACCTTCCTGGCCTCCCGGGACTATGCCCTGGAGAACGATCTGCTGCTAGGCTTCCACTTGTCGGAGACGAGGAAGGAGGTCTCGGATTGTAAGCGCAAGGAGGGCAAGCGGCCGGGGGACTACCTGTCCTCTATCGGCTTCCTGAACGACCACTGCGTGGCCGCCCATTCTGCGTGGTTGACCATCAACGAGGTCCGTCAGATGGCATCCGCGGGCGCCCGGGTCTCCACATGCCCGGTATCGAACATGAAGCTCGCCACCGGCGGGGTCGCCCCCATCCCCGAGATGCTGCAGAACGGGGTCACCGTGTCC
This DNA window, taken from Methanomassiliicoccus sp., encodes the following:
- a CDS encoding methylamine methyltransferase corrinoid protein reductive activase, with the translated sequence MYGIAIDVGTSGTRMHAVDLASKKIISTAITVRHPVPGANVMDHLTFCIEVNQDIAHQLLIDTSNKLMKMLEIDLNKVERVAICGNPIQLSMYQNMEVRDLAFAMPNALKSRGVEQQRRDAAVLNAVDLGLDLPDGVELYVPPAIRHEIGADALAMMYKTGLLERKENVLVTDYGTNAEMALKVGDDIYTGSAAAGPAIEGQSIKAGMLASPGAISDINADPDWKCTILDDGILPQEGDIINPLNGATINEGKMHGRAVGITGTGVISAIAEGLDNGLIKMPHITTMDGTLHLQDGVILEENDVVEASKTFGAMRAGHFTLLEHAGLKFEELDVMYMSGASGTYVDAVKAQRVGLLPPSCGQIYQFGNTSLALALDIVREPEVMDKLQSLANSIRANHIMFATDKVFEKVFVQELAYWTEGMPMEVYNMMLEMADIQPLPEIKGVPKVTRTVLRDIPDLGFKGLKVLRDIGIYVKGSFEGCTGCQACVNECPENAIKVQQGGASGYQVEVASDLCNGTACLRCERICPDKCFKFKELTKSLIKA
- a CDS encoding amidohydrolase family protein codes for the protein MLTLIRDAQIVTQNAERQLVRGDILIRDGRIEQVGGTVSGSADMEIQASGDIVLPGLINTHTHVSMAILKGIADDLPFPQFLDRSFKVDAQRTERDIEAGAAQGCLEMIRSGTTTFLDLYYSQDIIARAVERAGIRGILGWAVLDQEYTTQKGVPLDNCARFHREFRGRPRIYPAVGLQGVYVCSTQTFLASRDYALENDLLLGFHLSETRKEVSDCKRKEGKRPGDYLSSIGFLNDHCVAAHSAWLTINEVRQMASAGARVSTCPVSNMKLATGGVAPIPEMLQNGVTVSIGTDGSTTNNSLDMFGEMKFLSLLQKANRWEPTVLPAQKVLDLATIDGARAVRMDHLIGSIEVGKRADLIIMDGKAANLRPARPETIVSNLVYSSFGTNVKTVLCDGAVVMKDYKVETMDEERTLAEAEDAARALLG
- a CDS encoding GTP-binding protein, whose product is MIVCQLAGFLGSGKTTLLVRLGSDLSKAGKRVAIIVNEVGEVGVDGAVIDSYGLKSVEITEGCICCSLSGSLQNTLRAITREYKPDIIIIEPTGIALPSIVAKMVRMSMIGEDQMYTICLIDAFRALKLFSEANLFVSRQIAGADIVAINKMDLVGEDVKNKVTKIISEMSPQSEIVYISAKLGDGVEPLVKLLEGKV
- a CDS encoding MBL fold metallo-hydrolase → MTSITFLGTGGGRFATIYQIRATGGIYLNDGPRVHLDPGPTALMNMRRLALDPAKTDAVLISHCHPDHYADGEMIIEGMTKGGFKRTGTLVGSVSALDGTNGFSPAVSGYHQSITSSVVRAVPGVTFDIKGMRVDVTPTSHSDPTGVGFKFHTTNGIISYVGDTELADSIVPAHRGCRVLILNLTRPLGSRVPKHLCTEDAAEIASAIRPEVVLLTHLGMKLVHEGVKRQAEHIEAASGSRTLAAEDLMTVQVGKTIRTARSMGREIIEDSGPVDLDR